In Coffea arabica cultivar ET-39 chromosome 9e, Coffea Arabica ET-39 HiFi, whole genome shotgun sequence, the genomic window CTAAATTGATCAAAAAAACAATCATCATCCATGGATAACAAGCAAGCCAGCAAAGCATACTGTACAGATGTTCAGAGGGAATGTCATGACATCTAAAATCCACAAAAGAAAACTGAATTTTCGGTAAGGTGAACATGAGAATTAAACTAGTTATGCATATTCTGATATAAGGGAAGTGAAGAACAACACCAAGAAAAGCTTGACTGACGACTTGAAAAAACTTGGTAATAACAAAGTAAAGACAAGTTTTCAACAGAAACACGTTTTGAGGATCTAAAAGAATAAACTCATCTGTCTCAAACAGTACTTGAGAGCagcagcccaaaaaaaaaaaaaattgaaaggtGACAGATAGAAAATCAGTGACTAACTTGATGACAAGAACTGCCGCCAAGCAAAATCCAACGTTCCCTTTTTAGATTCAAATTCTCCTCATCACCATCAACATAAAAAACCTGAAACAAGGACAGTAAGCATGTGATCACTCGTAAAACAAACTTAACCATTTAACATCAGCACATTCTCGATCACCACAAAATTTCAAACCAGTGAGAGAAAACTGTGGTCCTGAGCATGTAAAATTACAGTATAGAAACTAAGATGACTGCTTATTCATGCAGTTAAGATGAATTAATATGTCACAAATGCACCAGCAAAATGTTTTAATCCAAAAGAATAGGGTGAAGGTTTACAAAGTATTCTTATCTCATGTTGAGGTAAGGATAAAAAACAGAGCCtaaaagcaagaaaatggaggTATAATAAAGGATGAAGCAAACCAAGGATGAATTTGAAAGAGTTAAATAATAGCAAACGTAAAGGTTTAGGCTGTCATTGtcaatattttcaccttatgtTTCTTCCTCAAGGGATCAAAAGAATCAATAGCGCCTTCGTAAAACctgcgcaaaaaaaaaaaattaataagatAGAACATAATATTCTGCTTGTTCCCTGACACATATGGCTCAAGTTTGGTCGATTTCAAACATTAAGGTCGACAGATTATCTCATTTTCAGCTGTAGTGATTTCAATTTTGTACTTATTAATGAAGAGAGTGACTACTCAAACAATGCCACCCaaaataaacacaaaaattAGTTGATTTTGTTATTTGGCAAATTCTGCACCAGGTGTCTAGCCACTACGATGTTCATGCACATAATACAGTTAACAATTATGTACTTAATCAATATATCAACTATCGAAGTCAAACATACATATGAAAAGGAAATTACTTATCCCAAGAggaaaaattacatgtcattgAGGTCCAAGTTTCACTCACAACCATAGCTAGAAAGCTCTTGAGGACGTCCCAATTTCTTTACCTTTTTGCTGAGTCAACTCAACAAAGCTATTTCCGACGCAATTGAAATCTACCAACTTCCACAATATTAGTCGCCTTCAATCAAGTTCAGCTTTCGTGCTTTAATGGTATTCAAGTACATTGTTGAACAGCAAAGCTTCACTACTGCCCTCATCCTGTCATGCTTAGATTTAATAACAGACACTTAGATTCATAGATTCATTACTTCATCTCTCTTGAGGAATCTGATGGCCATTGACATCAATTTTTCTCCTCGATGTGCATCCCATGTTAATTTTTTATCTGGTCATGCAATTAAAGTACTGTTTACTTCCCCAGTTCTAAGCATGTGTTTTCAGTTCTGTTCAAACATAATAATAGGAAGGTTTTCTTTTCCAACAGCCCGCATTAATATCATCAGTTTCTTACAACTGGAAATAATCAACTCTGGAATCCAAGTTGATTCAAACAAGTTACCACACACATGCACACGCAGATGCACATATGTACATatttaacatgctcaaatacATTACATTACCAGTCAAAGATTGATCCAAAAAGCACCATTGACACCCAACTGAGCAGAAATATTTCCAACCACAGAAAAATGAAATATTAGCACAAAAAATATATCAAACTACTACattaacattaaaaaaaatcaacacaTAGCAGGCCATGGTTTTCCATAGCAAAACTGAAAATCAGAAAAGAATAACTTTAGAATGAAATATTGGGTTCATCTAGCATAAATATAAGTTTTAAGGGCACTAAATCATCATGCACTATGAAATTCCTTTAGTAAAAGAGGGAAAGGACAGGGGCAGCAATGCCCAGAAGTGGGGAGAGGAAAAATTCACAGATACGCTCAGTCAAAGAAAGGTATGCTGGAACGGAGAAAAGAAGACACTTAAGTGAACAAGATTCCCAGTTTTTCAGGCTGAGATCATGCAtggtttttgaaaaatcatagaatTATTTGGTTGGAGGCAATAGTGGTGAAATAGTCTCCAGCCTTGGTTGAACCAACTTCATAAAATTGGCTTTTGAAGCCAAAATCTCCTTTAAAAGAATTTGTACTTATCAGCTAAGGAAGTTTCCACTACTGACATTTAAGGGGTAAGGTAGGAGCTAATAAGTGGTGTTATatcatagaaaaagaaaagctgaTGGAATTTAAactgagacaaaaaaaaaagggttgtaGTTCATGCATTTTAGGTGGAAGGACACACCAAAATCAAGCAGAAAGTTGGGGGAATGGGGGACAGCTTGGGGGAATTAGATGGCAATAGCTTCAGCTATTTAACACCCATATCAACAAAGCCACCCAGAAGATTGTCCTATTACTTGTAAACTGTTTCAAAGAAGCAGAACCACCTGGACCAAAGTCAAGATGATAGCAACATTCAGAGATTCAAACTTACAAAAATAGCAAAAAGGATCAACATATTGTCATTAATTTTGATCATTTAACAATTTGAGTCACTTACTGCCGGTCAATGGGCCACCAGACCCTTATCCTTGAACCAATTAATTCTTCACCATACTCTTTCACAATTCTAGGCTTCCTGCAACCCTGAATACAAAAAGATGTCTTCGCACATTAGAAATCAGATATGAAAATCATGTCAGAATATATGGAACAAACACAAAGCATCTAAACAAGGCATATCAGACAGGCACGAAATTTAGCCAGTCATTGCTTACAAACATATCGAGAGACCGGGGTGCTTGCTCAAGCTCTCAGCATATGCTAAGCAAGATTCTAATTATCTACTTTCTGTAGTAGAAAGTTTTAGACAGAAGTTACAAGAATTGGTTCACCTTTTACATGAAAAATAAGATTTTGTACTACCTCATATCAAATTGAACATCCTCATTTCCTATATGGGTGGCGGGCGGAGAACTTGTCCACTTTGCTTAATTTGACAGTTTTAATTGTAGGTAAAAGCACAGAAACATCAATAAAGAAACATAATACCTCAGACATTAATTGACTTATTAATGAACAAACatgatatttcaaaattttcagcttCTTTGCATTCCATTCCTTTTTGTCCATCCTTCATTCTTAATAAAACCAGTGGTTTTCCTTCTGATCGCTCTGGatatctttttccttctttacaAGTACTCTTTTCACACCAGAGGTGGTTTCTACTGTGAAAACAGAATTGCTTCACCTTTACATGAAAAATAACTCCCTCCATATCAAATTAAACATCCTAATTTCCTATTTGGTCGCTGCAAAACTATGTCCACTTTTCTCTATCGCAAAATTCAAATCAAACATCACTAAACAAACATAATACCTCagatttttcaatttctttgtcTTTCATTCCTTTTTGTCCATCCTTCCTTCTAAACAAAAGCAGTGGTTTTCCATCCAAATCACTCTGCATGTCTTTTTCCTTTGTTACAAATACATTCTTCATGCCAAAGGTTGTCTCTATGTTGTTACAGACAGCAGATTTCTTCCTCCTTGAATATCTCCCAGGTTTTTTGTCAGCATTTTCTGTTTTGTCTGATCCTGTTCTTAAGCAACCATCAGAACCTGGCAAGCTTTTCTTCTTAAGTTGATCTTCCAGTAAAACACCTTCCTTGTCAAACATGGCAATGTTAACATCATGACTAAACATgctctctttcttccttggcCTACTCTTTCTCTGAAGACTTTTACCTCCTTCAGTTGGATCTAGGGAAATGGGAGCACATCTGCTGTCAAAATGTAACGTTCTTGGCGGAAAAGAACTTGGCTTGTCATCCTTTTCTGCTTCAGGCTGCAAAACAGACTCCGTTGCAGATGAATTACTCGGTAAGCTGCTAACTTTCCCAAGATTCTTTTTCTTACAAGGTATTCTGTGAGAATCTCGGTGTCCAGTTATCCCAGAATATTCATAACCTTCCTCCGGTTTTATCAGAGAATTGGGTTTTCTTCCCCTTCTATTTGGCATGACTCGTACTCTTGCTCTTGCTTGCATTTCTCCTCCACCGTCTAAAGCTCCAGGGGCAACAGATCTTTTAGCTATGCTCTTCAGCTGAACAACTTGTTCATGGCTCTGCAATAGCTTTGAAGAATTCCTATCATTTGATCCATTATCATCACTGTATGCCTCCTGAGCTGTGCAATCATCTAGCAGTGACTTGCAAAGCTGAGCTTCATCTTGCACAAGGTCAGCAGCAGTCATTCCTGACTCCTCCATCACCTGATTAAATTAAGATTGACAAATTAAAGCCAGTCTCTTCATTTCAACACAAACATTTAAATAGCAGAAAGAATAGTGAAGAAGCAACAAAGAACAAAACCAGATTCTAAATAGTCTTACTAGACTGAGCAATTCCAACAGGAGAATATCAACCATTTCAGCTGCCTGATCTACTAATTTTGCTTAAAAGAGCATTTTCCTAATCTTTAGGAAAAATTAGACTCATTAATTCGATTTACAGAACTTCAACTATGAAAACTAACGATCCTATGATGCATTGGAAGCAACAGAATCAGTCTGACATCTCAAGCACAGCTtaattttaaatgaaaatcTATAGCAACAATCATTTTCTGATGTTGATTCTCTTCCTGAACAATTTCTGGTTTTTCTATGAGTTACAGGAAGATGAATATAGAGTTATAGACTATTTCTTAACATCTCACGTATTAGACAGTGGGGGGAAACAACAACTTTAAGGAAGTCCAAACATATTTCCATCATTCACAAATACAAGGAGCAAGATAAATTACAAGAGAAGTATGAAATTTTGGAGACAGTATAAAATCATAAACCTATCTgccttttgccaaaaaaaaaaaaaggtccagTTGAACGAAAGAAAAATGTCGCACCACATTGGCCCCAGCTGGCATATCTCGGCATAACAAAGCAACTATATCGGCATAATCATTAATATCTAGACTCATTGACTTCAATGCATTCATGAGATAAGGTTTGACTTTAGTTGAGCAGTTCTTTAGTACTTTCTCTCCTAGCCAAGAGGAAGCTGGTGAAGTAATCTGAGGCAAACAACAAAGGTGGTTGAGTAcagattatttttttaaaaaaaatggagaacAAATGACGCAGAGATCTATACAAGGAAGAGTAcctgattttcctttttcacaCTATTCAGAAGAGGCTTTAGAAGATCTAATAAAATTTCATCACTTGCATCTATAAGACAAGTCATAATTTCTGCCATGTTGGAGAATACAGCATGCGGGTGGTTGAACCTTGTATTTAACATTCAAACATAAGAGTATCTATCAGCACATGATAGTTTAATATGTTGATAGGTACAACACAGGTGGAAGACAAACAAATGAACACTCATAATTTGATTGTTCGAATTAGAGACCATGATTTAATCACTCAACAACACATCAAAAAGGTTTTCCCATGAGCTCATCAATTTTTTAACCTTTGCCGCCACTGAGGAATTCATGAAGCGAAAATCAGATCATATATTCAGGAAAGAAGGTTGAAGGTAATGTAACACATCTAGTAACTTCAAATTAAAGAGTATTGTAACTACCAGTACTAGAGTTACTTTGAAAAAGCTGAACGATAGCAATTACTAAATGATCCAAAGAGGACAAACAGTCAATTAGAAGATTTTGTCAATAAAATATAAGATTTTAGACTTACTTAATGGTACTTAGAAAGAGTTCGAAGATTTCAGTGACAAATGCATTGCAGCCTAGGTCCAGCAAGATAACACAGCATCTGAACGTTGCAGCAATTTCAAGAATGTGCAAAGCTTTAGAATAACAGCGACCAGATAAAAGAGACAACTTCTCAAATGCAGCTAAAGTTAGCTGAAAAACTTCCTGCACGCCATCAAAATGCAAAGGCTGACAACTGAGTTCTAAATAAGTGTAGAATACAAAGCGCAGATGCAACTAAACCAAGAATAAATACCACCATAGGTTCTTCagcttactttcattttttcatccTCGTAAGGTTGATGTGGAGCTGTGATTCTTAACACCTCAGAGATGCAAGACATAACCGAAATCCTGACCTCCGTAGTAGGATGTCTAAACAGCCTATCAGAGATCAGAGCCTTCATCGAAGGCAACAGTGCATCTCGTATCGAACTGAAAGGATCTTGACCTAGGACCGATAAAAGGCCCTCTAGTTTCTAAACAACAGGACGAAAAAGAAGATAATAATTAATTTACATCAGACAGAAAAGAGTTCTCGAATATAAAATAATACGCAGAAGTAAGCCAGCAGTTTTGAATCGTGAAAAGAGAACGTTTATCAGAGAAAACGAAAGCCTCGATTAACAACATTTCTTAGGGAGAAGTAACCTATCAAATAAACATTGAACCTACAGGATCAAACACTCTGTGCCTCGTGCGTGCTTGGTGCAAGCCTATTTCTATCAATTATTGTTACTATGTGCAATTAATTTTGAACTTTACAGAAGCAAACCCAACAAAAGTTTACATTATTAAGCAGCAAAATCACCAAGATACAAACAAAACAGGATTTAATAATCTCAATCAACAAGGACTAAATCAACAAAAGCACTCAAGAGACAAAAACCAAAACTTTTATATTTGATTTTGCGCATGCATGCAAcatagcccaaaaaaaaaaaggaaataagccAAGCCAATCTCTAAATCTTCCAGATGCCTCATGAAAAAGTGATCTTTACATCGAGGGAGGCAAGGAGATCATCGGTAGAAGAGATTGGCACCAGAAGCTTCACCCCAGCATTAATCAGCTTGTGTTGAAGCTCCCTCTCCGAATCCATCCTCGAATTCACAGCCAAGCTCCTTGAAAAATTCTCGATTATCCCAGAAATGCAACAACCAACACGAAAATCTAACCTTTTTGCCAACACGAAATCAAGAAACTGATTATCTCTGTCATGATAGTTGAAATCAAGCTGGAAGGACGATTTATAGTAAAGGGTCCTAGGGAAATCAGCCTAGGAAGAAGGTAAAGGTAGAAGACAAAAAGATCGTACGAGGATTAGCATAGTACTAGGATTTTGGGGAGGTTTTTGGCGGTGCATATGCCTCCGTGTAGACTTAGCCGTCAGGAAACTTCATGCATGGGGGAAGAAGAGACAAAATGGTCGAATCGGGctcccgtttggattagctgtttttggagggagtttttcaaatattttactgtaacttTGTATATGAATAACTTTTATTGTAGAtatttttagattatttttagagatatttttaaatatttttataatttaaaattttgttgagATTCTTTTTAAATATATACTGGGTCTGTTTCTATATAttaatgtttatttatttatatatataatatttttatttcaattttgttttttaatatgtatattattatatatttaatatacatatacaaatatatattaatatatattaatatacatattataaaataaaattgatatgtatatatttatatatatataaatatattttaaacaaatattaatatttatatataaatacatatatttatttcaattgatataatatatataatatacatattaatatgcataatttaaattacatattaatattaatataatttatatatgtaataaaatatacataattgaaatatacaaattgaaatatacatattaatatatattaatatacatattataaaacaaagttgaaataaatatatttacacatttatataaatatataaataaatatatttatatagttatataaatatatatagatatatatttatatttaaataaatatatatataaatatattttaaaacaaaatatttatattaatatataaaagtataatatttatttcaattgatataatatatatattatacatattaatatacataattgaaatatattaatattactataatttatatatatcttatattcataattgaaatataaatatcaaaatatacataatatatatattaatttacatataataaaaaaaattgaaataaatatatttataaatatatataaatatattatttatataaatatatataattaaatataattatataattacataaataaaaataaatatatttaattatatatatttatattttgtattaatatttatatataaatatatatttattaaacaaaataaattttttatatataatatttatatataaatatttttgtatattaatttttgaattaatatttatgtattcatttatatatttattaaacaaaatatatttttttgtatataatatttatatataaatatgtatattaatatattttttgtatcTATCTTTTGGAGTTTTTATCAAAAGGACTGCATCAATTAAAAAAgtgattttaaaatatatttataaacaattttaaaataattaaaataataatctaaattACAAGCCTATTTGAATTgttagttttaaaaatttttatagaaaatgtattataataatttgatcTATACAAtgtaaaaaagtgattaaaaaatatgtttatgaaaaatatagaaattttttataagaaaaagtaCAATTCAAACAAGAATATACTCACAAAAAACGTAAAATAAATTTCCTTAAAAAACAATAAGCCTATTCTTCGAATTGATACTTttagaaattttattaaaaatatatattataataatttaatatacataaattaaaaaatacttaaaattttatttacaaaaacaCGTAACAATTTTTCCGCCAAGACCCATGATCCAAACAAGGCGGCATTTTGTGTATGATGCCTTGCGGATTCTGCGTGAAACATGCATTTTGGCTAGATATTGGGTTTGAAATCCGATGTTAATCCATGGGCATTGGCGGGAATTCCTTGTGGCCTTGATGTTAATTCACTGGAAGTGAAGTGACATGACGATAGCAGATTTTGAATGGGACAAGATTTGATTTGACTGTTGTAATTTGGAGTATTTTAAAATTAGGACCTATTTTTTTTAGATGTTAAAATTAGGACTTAAAATACTAACTATAGTAGTAATAATTCATCTGATTTGACATCGTAAAGTTGACTGTGTTGG contains:
- the LOC113709532 gene encoding sister chromatid cohesion protein PDS5 homolog D isoform X2; the protein is MDSERELQHKLINAGVKLLVPISSTDDLLASLDKLEGLLSVLGQDPFSSIRDALLPSMKALISDRLFRHPTTEVRISVMSCISEVLRITAPHQPYEDEKMKEVFQLTLAAFEKLSLLSGRCYSKALHILEIAATFRCCVILLDLGCNAFVTEIFELFLSTIKFNHPHAVFSNMAEIMTCLIDASDEILLDLLKPLLNSVKKENQITSPASSWLGEKVLKNCSTKVKPYLMNALKSMSLDINDYADIVALLCRDMPAGANVVMEESGMTAADLVQDEAQLCKSLLDDCTAQEAYSDDNGSNDRNSSKLLQSHEQVVQLKSIAKRSVAPGALDGGGEMQARARVRVMPNRRGRKPNSLIKPEEGYEYSGITGHRDSHRIPCKKKNLGKVSSLPSNSSATESVLQPEAEKDDKPSSFPPRTLHFDSRCAPISLDPTEGGKSLQRKSRPRKKESMFSHDVNIAMFDKEGVLLEDQLKKKSLPGSDGCLRTGSDKTENADKKPGRYSRRKKSAVCNNIETTFGMKNVFVTKEKDMQSDLDGKPLLLFRRKDGQKGMKDKEIEKSEGCRKPRIVKEYGEELIGSRIRVWWPIDRHWVSMVLFGSIFDWFYEGAIDSFDPLRKKHKVFYVDGDEENLNLKRERWILLGGSSCHQVMVEGETTASHLVETEAQLCKSLIDDCKAEEADTNDHGLDDRSSSKILQFDEKIEQLKSMAEISFASGALESGGEMQPRARVGVTPNRRKRKPNSLIKPVEVYTEGCKKPRIVKEYGEELVGSRIKVWWSMDSEFYEGVIDAFDPLTKKHKVLYVDGNEENLNLEKESWFLVGNTSCHQKKKASTENIYKRKQEDDSVSSEKRYPTRARKASSLLL
- the LOC113709532 gene encoding sister chromatid cohesion protein PDS5 homolog D isoform X1 translates to MDSERELQHKLINAGVKLLVPISSTDDLLASLDKLEGLLSVLGQDPFSSIRDALLPSMKALISDRLFRHPTTEVRISVMSCISEVLRITAPHQPYEDEKMKPLHFDGVQEVFQLTLAAFEKLSLLSGRCYSKALHILEIAATFRCCVILLDLGCNAFVTEIFELFLSTIKFNHPHAVFSNMAEIMTCLIDASDEILLDLLKPLLNSVKKENQITSPASSWLGEKVLKNCSTKVKPYLMNALKSMSLDINDYADIVALLCRDMPAGANVVMEESGMTAADLVQDEAQLCKSLLDDCTAQEAYSDDNGSNDRNSSKLLQSHEQVVQLKSIAKRSVAPGALDGGGEMQARARVRVMPNRRGRKPNSLIKPEEGYEYSGITGHRDSHRIPCKKKNLGKVSSLPSNSSATESVLQPEAEKDDKPSSFPPRTLHFDSRCAPISLDPTEGGKSLQRKSRPRKKESMFSHDVNIAMFDKEGVLLEDQLKKKSLPGSDGCLRTGSDKTENADKKPGRYSRRKKSAVCNNIETTFGMKNVFVTKEKDMQSDLDGKPLLLFRRKDGQKGMKDKEIEKSEGCRKPRIVKEYGEELIGSRIRVWWPIDRHWVSMVLFGSIFDWFYEGAIDSFDPLRKKHKVFYVDGDEENLNLKRERWILLGGSSCHQVMVEGETTASHLVETEAQLCKSLIDDCKAEEADTNDHGLDDRSSSKILQFDEKIEQLKSMAEISFASGALESGGEMQPRARVGVTPNRRKRKPNSLIKPVEVYTEGCKKPRIVKEYGEELVGSRIKVWWSMDSEFYEGVIDAFDPLTKKHKVLYVDGNEENLNLEKESWFLVGNTSCHQKKKASTENIYKRKQEDDSVSSEKRYPTRARKASSLLL
- the LOC113709532 gene encoding sister chromatid cohesion protein PDS5 homolog D isoform X3, with the translated sequence MDSERELQHKLINAGVKLLVPISSTDDLLASLDKLEGLLSVLGQDPFSSIRDALLPSMKALISDRLFRHPTTEVRISVMSCISEVLRITAPHQPYEDEKMKPLHFDGVQEVFQLTLAAFEKLSLLSGRCYSKALHILEIAATFRCCVILLDLGCNAFVTEIFELFLSTIKFNHPHAVFSNMAEIMTCLIDASDEILLDLLKPLLNSVKKENQITSPASSWLGEKVLKNCSTKVKPYLMNALKSMSLDINDYADIVALLCRDMPAGANVVMEESGMTAADLVQDEAQLCKSLLDDCTAQEAYSDDNGSNDRNSSKLLQSHEQVVQLKSIAKRSVAPGALDGGGEMQARARVRVMPNRRGRKPNSLIKPEEGYEYSGITGHRDSHRIPCKKKNLGKVSSLPSNSSATESVLQPEAEKDDKPSSFPPRTLHFDSRCAPISLDPTEGGKSLQRKSRPRKKESMFSHDVNIAMFDKEGVLLEDQLKKKSLPGSDGCLRTGSDKTENADKKPGRYSRRKKSAVCNNIETTFGMKNVFVTKEKDMQSDLDGKPLLLFRRKDGQKGMKDKEIEKSEGCRKPRIVKEYGEELIGSRIRVWWPIDRQFYEGAIDSFDPLRKKHKVFYVDGDEENLNLKRERWILLGGSSCHQVMVEGETTASHLVETEAQLCKSLIDDCKAEEADTNDHGLDDRSSSKILQFDEKIEQLKSMAEISFASGALESGGEMQPRARVGVTPNRRKRKPNSLIKPVEVYTEGCKKPRIVKEYGEELVGSRIKVWWSMDSEFYEGVIDAFDPLTKKHKVLYVDGNEENLNLEKESWFLVGNTSCHQKKKASTENIYKRKQEDDSVSSEKRYPTRARKASSLLL
- the LOC113709532 gene encoding sister chromatid cohesion protein PDS5 homolog D isoform X4, which gives rise to MDSERELQHKLINAGVKLLVPISSTDDLLASLDKLEGLLSVLGQDPFSSIRDALLPSMKALISDRLFRHPTTEVRISVMSCISEVLRITAPHQPYEDEKMKEVFQLTLAAFEKLSLLSGRCYSKALHILEIAATFRCCVILLDLGCNAFVTEIFELFLSTIKFNHPHAVFSNMAEIMTCLIDASDEILLDLLKPLLNSVKKENQITSPASSWLGEKVLKNCSTKVKPYLMNALKSMSLDINDYADIVALLCRDMPAGANVVMEESGMTAADLVQDEAQLCKSLLDDCTAQEAYSDDNGSNDRNSSKLLQSHEQVVQLKSIAKRSVAPGALDGGGEMQARARVRVMPNRRGRKPNSLIKPEEGYEYSGITGHRDSHRIPCKKKNLGKVSSLPSNSSATESVLQPEAEKDDKPSSFPPRTLHFDSRCAPISLDPTEGGKSLQRKSRPRKKESMFSHDVNIAMFDKEGVLLEDQLKKKSLPGSDGCLRTGSDKTENADKKPGRYSRRKKSAVCNNIETTFGMKNVFVTKEKDMQSDLDGKPLLLFRRKDGQKGMKDKEIEKSEGCRKPRIVKEYGEELIGSRIRVWWPIDRQFYEGAIDSFDPLRKKHKVFYVDGDEENLNLKRERWILLGGSSCHQVMVEGETTASHLVETEAQLCKSLIDDCKAEEADTNDHGLDDRSSSKILQFDEKIEQLKSMAEISFASGALESGGEMQPRARVGVTPNRRKRKPNSLIKPVEVYTEGCKKPRIVKEYGEELVGSRIKVWWSMDSEFYEGVIDAFDPLTKKHKVLYVDGNEENLNLEKESWFLVGNTSCHQKKKASTENIYKRKQEDDSVSSEKRYPTRARKASSLLL